From the genome of Chengkuizengella sediminis, one region includes:
- a CDS encoding low molecular weight protein arginine phosphatase yields the protein MKHILFVCTGNTCRSPMAEGIFAGLVQREGLDIEIRSAGVLAMDNYTISENAAKILEDKGLSNDIISNKVTDEWVNWADYIFAMTMNHKRHIIEYYPQAAEKTFTLKEYVEDSVEVMDRIVEREKLIADLQMKLSLGQEIPNHLKQQLLELESNLPNYDIADPYGGSIVDYKMVAEEIEEYLNKLLIKLKTD from the coding sequence ATGAAACATATTTTATTTGTTTGTACTGGAAATACTTGTCGAAGCCCCATGGCAGAAGGTATTTTTGCTGGATTAGTTCAGAGAGAAGGATTGGATATAGAAATTCGTTCGGCTGGAGTTCTTGCTATGGACAATTACACCATTTCTGAAAATGCTGCAAAAATATTAGAGGATAAGGGTTTATCAAATGATATTATCTCTAATAAAGTAACAGATGAATGGGTGAATTGGGCAGATTATATTTTTGCAATGACGATGAATCATAAACGCCATATCATAGAATACTACCCACAAGCAGCGGAAAAAACGTTTACTTTAAAAGAGTATGTTGAAGATAGTGTAGAAGTGATGGACCGTATTGTAGAAAGAGAAAAGTTAATAGCTGATTTACAGATGAAATTATCTCTAGGTCAAGAAATACCAAATCATTTAAAACAACAATTACTGGAATTGGAGTCAAACTTACCTAACTATGATATTGCGGATCCCTATGGAGGGTCGATTGTTGATTATAAAATGGTTGCAGAGGAAATTGAAGAGTACTTGAATAAACTTTTAATCAAATTAAAAACGGATTAA
- a CDS encoding manganese efflux pump MntP family protein has translation MTAVSVELGQFITILIMAIALGMDAFSLGVGIGMRGIRLLDIFKISIIVGSFHIMMPLMGMFTGKYVSTILGDVALIAGGTLLVLLGLHMLYSSIRGEKVQAFDHSTLWGLLIFSLSVSIDSFSVGISLGLFSSDIILTVLLFGIFGGTLSILGLLLGRSISLSLGEYGEAIGGIILLVFGIKFLI, from the coding sequence ATGACAGCCGTTTCAGTTGAATTAGGCCAATTTATAACGATCTTAATTATGGCAATTGCATTAGGAATGGATGCTTTTTCATTAGGCGTAGGAATCGGAATGAGGGGAATACGGCTATTAGATATTTTTAAAATTAGTATTATAGTTGGCTCTTTTCACATCATGATGCCGCTTATGGGAATGTTTACTGGTAAATATGTGAGTACGATTTTAGGTGATGTGGCATTAATTGCGGGTGGGACTTTACTTGTATTATTAGGCTTACATATGTTATATAGTTCTATAAGGGGAGAGAAGGTTCAGGCTTTTGATCACAGTACATTGTGGGGACTATTGATATTTTCATTAAGCGTGAGTATTGATTCATTTTCAGTAGGAATTTCCCTTGGATTATTCTCCTCAGATATTATACTAACGGTATTATTATTTGGTATATTTGGAGGGACACTCTCTATATTAGGATTATTATTAGGAAGATCCATCTCCTTAAGCTTAGGTGAATATGGTGAGGCTATAGGGGGTATTATTTTGTTAGTATTTGGAATTAAGTTTTTAATATAA
- a CDS encoding L-threonylcarbamoyladenylate synthase produces the protein METIYWKLNKEIKEKEAASVIQEAASEIKKGNIIAFPTETVYGLGADATSTEAVSNIFQAKGRPSDNPLIVHISNKKQLRDLVASVSDKAEQIMDRFWPGPLTVIFPLKKDAKLSNKVTAGLDTVAIRMPDHPIALKLIEEANCPIAAPSANRSGKPSPTEAKHVKEDLDGRINGLIDGGATGVGIESTVIQMNEDHIYILRPGSITKSQLQDITPSVEFSYEKENSEKSPIHEQIPRSPGIKYKHYAPNGSLTIVKGENKQKVKQTIQSAIDEATERGEKTGILTFIESERDYDADLVLTYGSRSRIDETAHDLYAALRMFDKNKVTTIFAEACSEEGMGLAVMNRLMKASGNQVVQV, from the coding sequence ATGGAAACAATTTATTGGAAATTAAATAAGGAAATAAAAGAAAAAGAAGCTGCTTCCGTTATTCAAGAAGCTGCATCAGAAATTAAAAAGGGAAATATCATTGCTTTCCCAACTGAAACGGTATACGGATTAGGAGCGGATGCTACGTCTACTGAAGCCGTTAGCAATATATTCCAAGCTAAAGGCAGACCCTCTGATAATCCATTAATCGTGCACATCTCAAATAAAAAACAATTACGAGATTTAGTGGCTTCTGTTAGTGACAAGGCAGAACAGATTATGGATCGTTTTTGGCCTGGACCTTTAACAGTTATATTCCCACTAAAAAAGGATGCTAAGCTTTCAAATAAAGTAACTGCTGGATTAGACACAGTTGCCATTAGAATGCCAGATCACCCTATCGCTTTGAAATTAATTGAAGAAGCAAATTGTCCCATTGCAGCACCTAGTGCGAATCGCTCAGGTAAACCAAGTCCAACTGAAGCAAAACATGTGAAAGAGGATCTAGATGGACGTATTAACGGGCTTATTGATGGAGGTGCAACAGGTGTTGGTATAGAATCTACTGTGATACAAATGAACGAAGACCATATTTATATTTTACGGCCAGGAAGTATTACAAAATCGCAGTTGCAAGACATTACTCCTTCTGTTGAGTTTTCATATGAAAAAGAGAATTCAGAGAAATCTCCGATTCATGAACAAATACCCCGCTCACCAGGTATTAAATATAAACATTATGCTCCAAATGGGTCATTAACCATTGTAAAAGGAGAAAATAAACAAAAAGTGAAGCAAACCATTCAGTCAGCAATTGATGAAGCGACAGAGCGTGGTGAAAAAACAGGTATACTCACTTTTATAGAAAGTGAAAGAGACTATGATGCAGATCTGGTTCTAACTTACGGTAGTCGAAGCCGAATAGATGAAACTGCACATGATTTGTACGCAGCATTAAGAATGTTTGATAAAAATAAAGTAACAACTATATTTGCTGAAGCTTGCTCTGAAGAAGGGATGGGGCTAGCTGTCATGAATCGTTTGATGAAAGCATCTGGAAATCAGGTGGTACAAGTATAG
- the spoIIR gene encoding stage II sporulation protein R, producing MLKPSKWKSYIYLSFVLIMLFMNWEYQQAHATLIENTIPEESIRLRILANSDSPRDQWIKGEIRNEIVNYMNDWVIKPNQITDAREMVLSHMNQIEALVGKVLKENGFGESYSVELGQFDFPTKMYGNKVYPAGDYEALRVIIGEGQGQNWWCVLFPPLCFVDVTTGEAIPQEDVNKNQDEVEISSSSETKEQPEARFFLWDLIVSITNSIKEVFA from the coding sequence ATGTTAAAACCCTCCAAATGGAAATCATATATTTATCTTAGTTTTGTCCTTATTATGTTATTTATGAATTGGGAGTATCAACAGGCTCATGCAACTTTAATTGAAAACACAATTCCAGAGGAGTCCATTCGACTAAGAATTTTAGCGAATTCAGATTCACCTCGGGATCAGTGGATTAAAGGGGAGATTCGTAATGAAATTGTAAACTATATGAATGATTGGGTGATTAAACCCAACCAAATTACGGATGCAAGAGAAATGGTTTTGTCCCATATGAATCAAATAGAAGCACTTGTAGGGAAGGTATTAAAAGAAAACGGATTTGGAGAATCATATTCTGTTGAGTTAGGACAATTTGATTTTCCTACGAAAATGTATGGTAATAAAGTGTACCCTGCTGGAGATTATGAAGCGTTACGAGTCATTATAGGTGAAGGACAAGGTCAGAATTGGTGGTGTGTTCTTTTTCCACCTTTATGTTTTGTTGATGTAACAACTGGGGAAGCCATACCACAAGAAGATGTAAATAAAAATCAGGATGAAGTGGAAATAAGCAGTTCGTCAGAAACAAAAGAACAACCTGAGGCTCGGTTTTTTCTTTGGGATTTAATTGTAAGTATTACAAACTCTATTAAAGAGGTATTTGCTTAA
- a CDS encoding GntR family transcriptional regulator encodes MPIPKNFASPSRITAKERALNQIQRWIIEGTLEPGEKIYDAEISEALGISRTPVREALLLLETQGLIEMRPGKETKVTTITKEDVKKIYPPLATLHALAAEEIAESISVEKIEELKEINHQFELAIQLKEPYKAMETDEQFHNFIIDLADNSYITHFCSILDLHVRRLKYLFLRQDIVSKEDSINEHRLLIDAFLEHDREKASNIMKQNWIGPLQNVYKLMELQEHDE; translated from the coding sequence ATGCCAATACCAAAGAATTTTGCTTCTCCATCACGGATCACAGCTAAAGAAAGAGCGCTTAATCAAATTCAGAGATGGATCATAGAGGGTACACTGGAACCCGGTGAAAAAATATACGATGCTGAAATTTCTGAAGCATTAGGTATTAGCCGAACGCCTGTAAGAGAAGCCTTATTATTGCTTGAAACACAAGGACTCATTGAAATGCGTCCTGGGAAAGAAACTAAAGTAACAACAATCACAAAAGAGGATGTTAAAAAAATATATCCCCCTTTAGCTACTTTACATGCATTAGCAGCAGAAGAAATAGCAGAATCCATATCGGTTGAAAAAATTGAAGAACTAAAAGAAATCAATCATCAGTTTGAATTAGCCATTCAATTAAAAGAACCATATAAAGCGATGGAAACAGATGAACAATTTCATAATTTTATTATTGATCTAGCTGATAACTCATACATTACTCATTTTTGTTCTATCCTGGACCTTCATGTTCGCCGATTGAAGTATTTATTTTTAAGACAAGATATCGTGTCAAAGGAAGATTCAATCAATGAACACAGATTACTTATTGATGCCTTTCTTGAACATGATAGGGAAAAAGCATCCAACATTATGAAACAAAACTGGATAGGACCTTTACAAAATGTTTATAAATTAATGGAACTCCAAGAACATGATGAGTAA
- a CDS encoding aspartate/glutamate racemase family protein has product MKTIGLLGGLSWESSAIYYKLINERVKEKLGGLHSAKSMMCSVDFQVFKDLQYEGKWEEATTELIDAAKQLERGGADFLVICTNTMHKMAPEVQDSISIPLLHIADLTGNQIKSAGIKKVGLLATNFTMEHDFYKNRLSNYDLEVIVPDETDRKIVHDTIYNELCLGKVDENSKKQYLDIIKKLINNGAEGIILGCTEITMLINEDDINVPVFDTTKIHAIKSADYALQS; this is encoded by the coding sequence ATGAAAACGATAGGGTTACTTGGTGGTTTGAGTTGGGAATCATCTGCAATTTATTACAAACTAATTAACGAAAGAGTAAAAGAAAAACTAGGTGGTCTTCATTCTGCAAAAAGTATGATGTGTTCTGTAGATTTTCAAGTTTTTAAAGATTTGCAATATGAAGGAAAGTGGGAAGAGGCAACAACGGAACTTATCGATGCAGCTAAACAATTAGAAAGAGGTGGCGCTGATTTCCTAGTCATCTGTACGAATACGATGCACAAAATGGCACCTGAAGTTCAGGATTCCATTTCAATACCTTTATTGCATATTGCGGACTTAACAGGTAATCAGATTAAATCGGCAGGTATAAAAAAAGTAGGATTATTAGCTACAAATTTTACAATGGAGCATGATTTTTATAAAAACAGACTATCTAATTATGACTTAGAAGTTATCGTTCCAGATGAAACGGATAGAAAAATAGTTCATGATACGATTTACAATGAACTTTGTTTAGGAAAAGTCGATGAAAACTCCAAAAAACAATACTTAGATATTATTAAGAAACTTATAAATAACGGTGCAGAAGGAATCATTCTTGGATGTACTGAGATCACTATGTTAATAAATGAAGATGATATAAACGTTCCAGTGTTTGATACGACTAAAATTCACGCGATAAAATCAGCAGATTATGCTTTGCAATCATGA
- the prmC gene encoding peptide chain release factor N(5)-glutamine methyltransferase yields MSQQMSVREAFLEASSFLKETDSKNTQEPSQVCRWMLEALLEWKHNDFYLRWHEPFPIDKKQKWKDMLNRKAEGEPVQYITGSQEFYGLDFKVTQSVLIPRPETEILVEKLMQECRQLWPDSEPVIADIGTGSGIIPITLAVHNPSWKLVAVDISDQAIEVAKQNAIKHNVMDQIEFVHGDLLRPLIENKRKIDVLISNPPYIPSQDMKELQIEVKDYEPSNALDGGGDGLYFYEKMIRQLSDLSVYPKIIGFEVGQGQANQVAEWLQSLDQWNEVYIVNDLAGIGRHVVASGPY; encoded by the coding sequence ATGAGTCAACAAATGTCCGTTAGAGAAGCCTTTTTAGAGGCTTCTTCTTTTTTAAAGGAAACAGATAGTAAAAATACGCAAGAACCTTCACAGGTTTGCAGATGGATGTTAGAAGCATTGTTAGAATGGAAACATAATGACTTTTATTTGCGTTGGCACGAACCTTTCCCAATAGACAAAAAACAGAAGTGGAAGGACATGTTGAATAGAAAGGCAGAGGGCGAACCTGTTCAATATATTACAGGAAGCCAAGAGTTTTATGGACTAGACTTTAAGGTTACCCAATCGGTGTTAATTCCAAGACCAGAAACGGAAATTCTAGTTGAAAAATTGATGCAAGAATGTAGACAATTATGGCCAGATAGTGAACCTGTTATAGCAGATATTGGTACAGGTAGCGGTATAATTCCCATCACTTTAGCTGTACACAATCCTTCGTGGAAATTGGTAGCTGTCGACATATCAGATCAGGCGATTGAGGTTGCAAAACAAAATGCCATAAAACACAATGTCATGGATCAGATAGAATTTGTACATGGTGACTTGCTGCGTCCGCTTATTGAAAATAAAAGAAAGATTGATGTTCTTATCTCTAATCCTCCATACATTCCTTCACAGGATATGAAAGAATTACAAATAGAAGTAAAGGATTATGAACCCTCAAATGCATTGGATGGAGGCGGAGATGGACTGTATTTCTACGAAAAAATGATTAGACAGTTAAGTGATTTGTCTGTATATCCAAAAATCATCGGATTTGAGGTTGGACAAGGACAAGCAAATCAAGTAGCAGAATGGTTACAGTCATTGGATCAATGGAATGAAGTTTATATCGTAAATGATTTAGCGGGTATAGGGAGGCATGTGGTAGCAAGCGGACCTTATTAA
- the prfA gene encoding peptide chain release factor 1: MLDRLQSLADRYEKLSELLCDPDVANDAKRLRELSKEQSDLQEVYEAYTEYKSVIEQYEEAKSMLNEKLDDEMRDLVKMELDESSTRKTELEEKIQILLLPKDPNDDKNVIVEIRGAAGGDEAALFAGDLYRMYSRYADLQGWKTEILEANVNDLGGFKEIIFMVKGKGAYSKLKFESGAHRVQRVPTTESGGRIHTSTATVGVLPEAEDVEIDIKDNDIRVDTFCSSGAGGQSVNTTKSAVRVTHVPTGIVATCQDGKSQNSNKEMALKVLRARISDKIQQEEQAKYADERKSKVGTGDRSERIRTYNFPQSRVTDHRIGLTLHKLDQVLSGEIEEVVAALTVEAQAELMENEEG, encoded by the coding sequence ATGCTAGATCGACTCCAGTCTTTGGCTGATCGCTATGAGAAACTAAGTGAATTATTATGTGATCCAGACGTAGCCAATGATGCGAAAAGATTAAGAGAATTGTCTAAAGAACAATCTGATTTACAAGAAGTGTATGAAGCATACACAGAATATAAATCTGTAATAGAACAATATGAAGAAGCCAAGTCCATGCTCAATGAAAAACTAGATGATGAAATGCGTGATTTAGTTAAAATGGAGCTTGATGAATCTTCAACTAGAAAAACAGAACTAGAGGAAAAGATTCAAATTCTTTTACTTCCTAAAGATCCTAACGATGATAAAAATGTTATTGTAGAAATTCGTGGAGCAGCAGGTGGCGATGAAGCTGCGTTATTTGCAGGAGATCTTTATCGGATGTACTCAAGATATGCTGATTTACAAGGATGGAAAACAGAAATACTTGAAGCCAATGTCAACGATTTAGGTGGATTTAAAGAAATTATTTTTATGGTAAAAGGAAAAGGCGCATATAGCAAACTGAAGTTTGAAAGTGGTGCGCACCGTGTTCAAAGAGTACCAACGACTGAATCTGGTGGACGTATTCATACTTCTACAGCAACAGTAGGTGTGCTGCCTGAAGCGGAAGATGTTGAAATAGATATTAAGGACAATGATATTCGAGTGGATACATTTTGTTCAAGTGGAGCAGGTGGACAGTCCGTAAATACAACTAAATCTGCTGTGCGTGTTACACATGTGCCTACTGGCATCGTGGCAACCTGTCAGGATGGTAAATCACAAAACTCTAATAAAGAAATGGCTTTGAAAGTATTAAGAGCAAGAATTTCAGATAAAATCCAACAAGAAGAGCAAGCGAAATATGCAGATGAGCGTAAAAGCAAAGTTGGAACAGGTGATCGAAGTGAAAGAATTCGCACTTATAATTTCCCTCAAAGTCGTGTAACAGATCATCGTATTGGTTTAACTTTGCATAAGTTGGATCAAGTTTTATCAGGTGAAATAGAAGAGGTTGTTGCTGCTCTTACTGTAGAAGCACAAGCGGAATTAATGGAAAATGAGGAAGGTTAA
- the ychF gene encoding redox-regulated ATPase YchF, producing the protein MALKAGIVGLPNVGKSTLFNAITQAGAESANYPFCTIDPNVGVVEVPDERLFKLTELVNPKKVVPTAFEFVDIAGLVKGASKGEGLGNKFLANIREVDAIVHVVRCFQDENITHVSGTIDPISDIETINLELILADIESVERKIDRSRKNMKGGNKQYAAEVECLEKVKAVLYEDKPARSIELTDDEKLLIRDLHLLTMKPVLFATNVGEDEVGQEDNEFVIKVKELAEQEGAEVVVISAKVESEIAELEGEDREMFLEELGITESGLDRLIKAAYRLLGLETYFTAGEQEVRAWTIRQGTKAPQAAGVIHTDFERGFIRAEVVAYHDLVACGSMGAAREKGLLGLEGKEYVVKDGDIMHFRFNV; encoded by the coding sequence ATGGCTTTAAAAGCAGGAATTGTTGGATTACCTAACGTTGGTAAATCGACACTATTTAACGCAATTACGCAAGCAGGTGCGGAATCAGCGAATTACCCTTTTTGTACGATCGATCCAAACGTAGGTGTGGTGGAAGTACCTGATGAAAGGTTATTCAAATTAACAGAGCTTGTTAACCCGAAAAAGGTGGTTCCAACTGCATTTGAATTTGTAGATATAGCGGGACTAGTAAAAGGAGCAAGTAAAGGTGAAGGTTTAGGAAATAAATTTCTTGCCAACATCCGTGAAGTAGATGCGATTGTACATGTTGTTCGTTGTTTTCAAGACGAAAATATCACTCATGTATCTGGAACGATTGATCCAATCAGTGATATCGAAACGATCAATTTGGAATTGATTTTAGCAGACATTGAATCTGTGGAAAGAAAAATCGATCGCTCACGTAAAAATATGAAAGGTGGGAATAAGCAGTACGCAGCTGAAGTAGAATGTTTAGAGAAAGTAAAAGCTGTGTTATATGAGGATAAACCCGCCAGAAGTATAGAATTAACGGATGATGAGAAATTATTGATTCGTGACCTTCATTTATTAACAATGAAACCTGTATTGTTTGCAACAAACGTAGGTGAAGATGAAGTAGGTCAAGAAGATAATGAATTTGTAATCAAAGTGAAAGAACTGGCTGAACAAGAAGGTGCTGAAGTAGTAGTGATCAGTGCGAAGGTTGAATCTGAGATTGCTGAGCTTGAAGGCGAAGACAGAGAGATGTTCTTAGAAGAGCTTGGGATTACGGAATCAGGGTTAGATCGTTTAATTAAAGCAGCGTATCGATTACTTGGGTTAGAAACTTATTTCACAGCAGGTGAACAAGAGGTAAGAGCTTGGACCATTCGTCAAGGGACAAAAGCGCCTCAAGCAGCGGGTGTTATTCATACGGATTTCGAGAGAGGTTTTATTCGTGCCGAGGTTGTTGCTTATCATGATTTAGTAGCTTGTGGTTCCATGGGAGCTGCTCGTGAAAAAGGCTTGTTAGGATTAGAAGGTAAAGAGTACGTTGTCAAAGATGGCGATATTATGCATTTTAGGTTTAATGTGTAA
- the sda gene encoding sporulation histidine kinase inhibitor Sda — protein sequence MHNLSDLRLIECFLEAKEFNLDQNFICLLYEEIKRRNINIHDEVCV from the coding sequence ATGCATAACTTAAGTGATCTACGTTTAATTGAATGTTTCTTAGAGGCTAAGGAATTCAATTTAGATCAGAATTTTATTTGCCTTCTGTATGAAGAAATAAAAAGAAGAAATATCAATATTCATGATGAGGTGTGCGTTTAA